CCCAGCTCGGCGAGGTCAGAGCTGGAGAAGCTCTCGCCGATGACGACGTGGTTGGTGAGGATCGTCGTCAGGAGGTCGACGTCGGCCAGAGCGGCGTCGAGTGCCCCGTCGGGGAGGGCGTCGAAGGCGTCGTTGGTGGGGGCGAAGATGGTGAACGGGCCTTCGCTGTTGAGGGTGTCGACGAGGTCGGCCTCCATCACGGCGGTCACCAGGGTGGACAGCACGGGGTTGGCCGATGCCGCGGTG
This Acidimicrobiales bacterium DNA region includes the following protein-coding sequences:
- a CDS encoding fasciclin domain-containing protein, with protein sequence TAASANPVLSTLVTAVMEADLVDTLNSEGPFTIFAPTNDAFDALPDGALDAALADVDLLTTILTNHVVIGESFSSSDLAELGMVETAAEGVLTFTVDGDTLVINDGVATVGCADVPTANATVHIIDGVLLPS